A genomic window from Populus alba chromosome 19, ASM523922v2, whole genome shotgun sequence includes:
- the LOC118044232 gene encoding probable LRR receptor-like serine/threonine-protein kinase At1g06840 isoform X2 has protein sequence MNLSGTLSPSLGRLSYMEILDFMWNNITGNIPPEIGNITSLVLLLLNGNQLTGPLPDELGYLPNLERIQIDQNNISGSIPISFANLNKTQHFHMNNNSISGQIPAELSRLPSLLHFLLDNNNLSGSLPPELANFPNILILQLDNNNFDGSTIPASYGNMTKLLKLSLRNCSLQGPMPDLSGIPNLGYLDLSFNQLAGPIPTNKLSENITTIDLSYNNLNGTIPANFSGLPLLQQLSIANNSLSGSVPFTIWQTRANGTEGLDLDFENNTLSNISGSISLPQNVTLWLKGNPACSNSSIGQFCESRNSDMNNQSSTESNATCLTQSCPPPYEYSPTSLISCFCAAPLIFGYRLKSPGFSNFIPYRIRFENYLTSGLELSLYQLDLASVAWESGPRLYMHLKLFPVYVNENSSHVFNTSEARRIISMFTGWKIPDNEIFGPYELLYITLLDPYVDVIATSQKSNKISTGALVGIVLGAIAGAVTLSAVVSLLILRRRLRDSQAISKRRRQTKASMKIEGVKDFSYAEMAMATNNFNSSSQVGQGGYGKVYKGILANGRTVAIKRTEEGSLQGEKEFLTEIELLSRLHHRNLVSLLGYCDERGEQMLVYEFMPNGTLRDHLSVKGKEPLSFATRLKIAMTSAKGILYLHTEADPPIFHRDIKASNILVDSRYDAKVADFGLSRLAPVPDIEGSVPDHISTVVKGTPGYLDPEYFLTHKLTDKSDVYSLGVVFLELLTGKQPISHGKNIVREVKVAYQSGMIFSVIDERMGSYPSDCVDKFLTLAMKCCNEETDARPSMADVVRELEGIWHMMSESDTTTTVTISTDNGKEMTPPSSSSMMMNPCVSSEVSGSDLVSGAVPTITPR, from the exons ATGAATTTATCAGGAACTTTATCACCATCCCTCGGCCGCTTATCTTATATGGAAATATT GGATTTTATGTGGAACAACATTACTGGAAACATACCACCGGAGATAGGAAATATTACATCTTTGGTACTCTT GCTCCTGAATGGAAATCAATTAACGGGTCCCTTGCCTGATGAGCTTGGCTATCTTCCAAACTTGGAAAGGATACAGATAGACCAGAATAATATATCAGGATCAATACCTATATCATTTGCAAACTTGAACAAAACACAGCACTT TCACATGAACAACAATTCAATTAGTGGGCAAATCCCAGCTGAACTTTCAAGATTGCCAAGTCTACTTCACTT CCTTCTGGATAACAACAACCTATCAGGAAGTCTTCCGCCGGAGTTAGCTAACTTTCCGAATATACTTATACT CCAGCTTGACAATAACAACTTTGATGGGAGCACAATCCCGGCTTCTTATGGAAACATGACTAAATTGTTGAAGTT GAGTCTGAGGAACTGTAGCTTGCAAGGTCCAATGCCTGACTTGAGTGGGATACCAAATCTTGGCTATCT AGACCTCAGTTTCAACCAGCTAGCTGGACCCATACCTACAAATAAGCTTTCTGAGAATATTACAACCAT CGATTTATCCTACAACAATCTTAACGGGACTATTCCTGCCAACTTTTCAGGACTTCCTCTACTTCAGCAACT GTCAATTGCAAACAATTCATTGAGTGGCTCTGTTCCCTTCACAATCTGGCAAACTAGGGCCAACGGGACTGAAGGACTTGACTT GGACTTTGAAAACAATACACTTTCAAATATTTCTGGCAGTATCAGTCTCCCTCAGAATGTCACGCTGTG GCTTAAAGGAAATCCTGCGTGCTCAAATTCCAGCATAGGCCAATTTTGTGAATCTCGGAATAGCGATATGAACAATCAGAGTTCAACAGAATCTAATGCTACCTGTCTTACTCAATCATGTCCACCCCCTTACGAATATTCCCCAACATCCCTGATATCTTGTTTCTGTGCTGCCCCTTTGATCTTTGGATATCGACTGAAAAGTCCCGGCTTCTCAAATTTTATTCCTTACAGAATTAGATTTGAGAATTACTTGACCTCTGGTCTCGAATTGAGTCTCTACCAGCTAGACCTTGCTTCAGTTGCATGGGAAAGCGGACCTCGATTATATATGCATTTGAAGCTATTCCCTGTCTATGTTAATGAAAACAGTTCCCATGTCTTTAATACAAGTGAGGCTCGACGCATCATTAGCATGTTCACTGGGTGGAAAATTCCAGACAATGAAATATTCGGACCTTATGAACTTCTCTACATCACTTTGTTGGATCCTTACGTAGATG TGATTGCCACCTCTCagaaatctaataaaataagcACGGGTGCTCTGGTTGGCATAGTATTGGGAGCCATTGCTGGCGCAGTTACATTATCTGCAGTTGTTTCACTTCTTATCTTGAGAAGGCGTTTGAGGGACTCCCAAGCAATATCAAAAAGACGTCGCC AAACCAAAGCCTCCATGAAAATTGAAGGTGTGAAGGATTTTTCTTATGCTGAAATGGCCATGGCTACAAACAATTTCAATAGCTCCAGTCAAGTTGGTCAAGGGGGTTATGGAAAAGTTTATAAAGGGATCCTTGCTAATGGCAGAACTGTGGCTATAAAACGGACCGAAGAGGGATCTTTACAGGGCGAGAAAGAGTTCTTGACAGAAATAGAGTTGTTGTCAAGGTTACATCATCGGAACCTTGTATCTTTGCTTGGATATTGTGACGAGCGAGGAGAACAG ATGTTGGTTTACGAGTTCATGCCAAATGGCACTCTCAGAGATCATCTATCAG TGAAGGGAAAGGAACCCTTGAGTTTTGCGACAAGATTGAAAATTGCCATGACTTCAGCTAAGGGCATCCTCTACTTGCATACAGAAGCTGATCCTCCGATATTTCATCGAGATATCAAGGCCAGCAACATATTAGTGGACTCCAGGTATGATGCCAAAGTCGCTGATTTCGGACTTTCAAGACTTGCCCCAGTTCCAGATATCGAAGGGAGCGTGCCGGATCATATATCCACGGTTGTGAAGGGCACTCCA GGTTACCTTGATCCGGAGTATTTTCTAACTCATAAATTGACAGACAAGAGTGATGTTTATAGCCTCGGTGTAGTGTTTCTGGAGCTGTTGACGGGGAAGCAGCCAATCTCACATGGCAAAAACATTGTTCGAGAG GTTAAAGTCGCGTATCAATCTGGTATGATCTTCTCGGTTATCGATGAACGAATGGGTTCTTATCCTTCCGACTGCGTTGACAAGTTCTTGACTTTGGCCATGAAATGCTGCAACGAGGAGACAGATGCGAGACCATCAATGGCTGATGTAGTCCGAGAACTTGAAGGTATATGGCATATGATGTCAGAATCGGACACTACAACAACAGTTACAATCAGCACCGACAACGGAAAGGAAATGACTCCACCCTCTTCATCCTCTATGATGATGAACCCTTGCGTGTCATCGGAAGTGTCTGGCAGCGACCTTGTTAGCGGAGCCGTTCCTACCATCACTCCAAGATAA
- the LOC118044232 gene encoding probable LRR receptor-like serine/threonine-protein kinase At1g06840 isoform X1 yields the protein MIRDSGDISFLGMPISRTWTFGAALLIWLCWSSVLVAAQDAPTDPVEVKALRDIKNSLIDINNNLSNWRQGDPCTSNWTGVLCFNTTKEDGYQHVRELQLLNMNLSGTLSPSLGRLSYMEILDFMWNNITGNIPPEIGNITSLVLLLLNGNQLTGPLPDELGYLPNLERIQIDQNNISGSIPISFANLNKTQHFHMNNNSISGQIPAELSRLPSLLHFLLDNNNLSGSLPPELANFPNILILQLDNNNFDGSTIPASYGNMTKLLKLSLRNCSLQGPMPDLSGIPNLGYLDLSFNQLAGPIPTNKLSENITTIDLSYNNLNGTIPANFSGLPLLQQLSIANNSLSGSVPFTIWQTRANGTEGLDLDFENNTLSNISGSISLPQNVTLWLKGNPACSNSSIGQFCESRNSDMNNQSSTESNATCLTQSCPPPYEYSPTSLISCFCAAPLIFGYRLKSPGFSNFIPYRIRFENYLTSGLELSLYQLDLASVAWESGPRLYMHLKLFPVYVNENSSHVFNTSEARRIISMFTGWKIPDNEIFGPYELLYITLLDPYVDVIATSQKSNKISTGALVGIVLGAIAGAVTLSAVVSLLILRRRLRDSQAISKRRRQTKASMKIEGVKDFSYAEMAMATNNFNSSSQVGQGGYGKVYKGILANGRTVAIKRTEEGSLQGEKEFLTEIELLSRLHHRNLVSLLGYCDERGEQMLVYEFMPNGTLRDHLSVKGKEPLSFATRLKIAMTSAKGILYLHTEADPPIFHRDIKASNILVDSRYDAKVADFGLSRLAPVPDIEGSVPDHISTVVKGTPGYLDPEYFLTHKLTDKSDVYSLGVVFLELLTGKQPISHGKNIVREVKVAYQSGMIFSVIDERMGSYPSDCVDKFLTLAMKCCNEETDARPSMADVVRELEGIWHMMSESDTTTTVTISTDNGKEMTPPSSSSMMMNPCVSSEVSGSDLVSGAVPTITPR from the exons TGAAGGCATTGCGAGACATCAAGAACAGTTTGATTGATATCAATAACAATTTGAGTAATTGGAGACAAGGCGATCCATGCACATCAAACTGGACAGGGGTTTTGTGCTTCAATACAACCAAAGAGGATGGCTATCAACATGTTAGAGAATT GCAACTGTTGAATATGAATTTATCAGGAACTTTATCACCATCCCTCGGCCGCTTATCTTATATGGAAATATT GGATTTTATGTGGAACAACATTACTGGAAACATACCACCGGAGATAGGAAATATTACATCTTTGGTACTCTT GCTCCTGAATGGAAATCAATTAACGGGTCCCTTGCCTGATGAGCTTGGCTATCTTCCAAACTTGGAAAGGATACAGATAGACCAGAATAATATATCAGGATCAATACCTATATCATTTGCAAACTTGAACAAAACACAGCACTT TCACATGAACAACAATTCAATTAGTGGGCAAATCCCAGCTGAACTTTCAAGATTGCCAAGTCTACTTCACTT CCTTCTGGATAACAACAACCTATCAGGAAGTCTTCCGCCGGAGTTAGCTAACTTTCCGAATATACTTATACT CCAGCTTGACAATAACAACTTTGATGGGAGCACAATCCCGGCTTCTTATGGAAACATGACTAAATTGTTGAAGTT GAGTCTGAGGAACTGTAGCTTGCAAGGTCCAATGCCTGACTTGAGTGGGATACCAAATCTTGGCTATCT AGACCTCAGTTTCAACCAGCTAGCTGGACCCATACCTACAAATAAGCTTTCTGAGAATATTACAACCAT CGATTTATCCTACAACAATCTTAACGGGACTATTCCTGCCAACTTTTCAGGACTTCCTCTACTTCAGCAACT GTCAATTGCAAACAATTCATTGAGTGGCTCTGTTCCCTTCACAATCTGGCAAACTAGGGCCAACGGGACTGAAGGACTTGACTT GGACTTTGAAAACAATACACTTTCAAATATTTCTGGCAGTATCAGTCTCCCTCAGAATGTCACGCTGTG GCTTAAAGGAAATCCTGCGTGCTCAAATTCCAGCATAGGCCAATTTTGTGAATCTCGGAATAGCGATATGAACAATCAGAGTTCAACAGAATCTAATGCTACCTGTCTTACTCAATCATGTCCACCCCCTTACGAATATTCCCCAACATCCCTGATATCTTGTTTCTGTGCTGCCCCTTTGATCTTTGGATATCGACTGAAAAGTCCCGGCTTCTCAAATTTTATTCCTTACAGAATTAGATTTGAGAATTACTTGACCTCTGGTCTCGAATTGAGTCTCTACCAGCTAGACCTTGCTTCAGTTGCATGGGAAAGCGGACCTCGATTATATATGCATTTGAAGCTATTCCCTGTCTATGTTAATGAAAACAGTTCCCATGTCTTTAATACAAGTGAGGCTCGACGCATCATTAGCATGTTCACTGGGTGGAAAATTCCAGACAATGAAATATTCGGACCTTATGAACTTCTCTACATCACTTTGTTGGATCCTTACGTAGATG TGATTGCCACCTCTCagaaatctaataaaataagcACGGGTGCTCTGGTTGGCATAGTATTGGGAGCCATTGCTGGCGCAGTTACATTATCTGCAGTTGTTTCACTTCTTATCTTGAGAAGGCGTTTGAGGGACTCCCAAGCAATATCAAAAAGACGTCGCC AAACCAAAGCCTCCATGAAAATTGAAGGTGTGAAGGATTTTTCTTATGCTGAAATGGCCATGGCTACAAACAATTTCAATAGCTCCAGTCAAGTTGGTCAAGGGGGTTATGGAAAAGTTTATAAAGGGATCCTTGCTAATGGCAGAACTGTGGCTATAAAACGGACCGAAGAGGGATCTTTACAGGGCGAGAAAGAGTTCTTGACAGAAATAGAGTTGTTGTCAAGGTTACATCATCGGAACCTTGTATCTTTGCTTGGATATTGTGACGAGCGAGGAGAACAG ATGTTGGTTTACGAGTTCATGCCAAATGGCACTCTCAGAGATCATCTATCAG TGAAGGGAAAGGAACCCTTGAGTTTTGCGACAAGATTGAAAATTGCCATGACTTCAGCTAAGGGCATCCTCTACTTGCATACAGAAGCTGATCCTCCGATATTTCATCGAGATATCAAGGCCAGCAACATATTAGTGGACTCCAGGTATGATGCCAAAGTCGCTGATTTCGGACTTTCAAGACTTGCCCCAGTTCCAGATATCGAAGGGAGCGTGCCGGATCATATATCCACGGTTGTGAAGGGCACTCCA GGTTACCTTGATCCGGAGTATTTTCTAACTCATAAATTGACAGACAAGAGTGATGTTTATAGCCTCGGTGTAGTGTTTCTGGAGCTGTTGACGGGGAAGCAGCCAATCTCACATGGCAAAAACATTGTTCGAGAG GTTAAAGTCGCGTATCAATCTGGTATGATCTTCTCGGTTATCGATGAACGAATGGGTTCTTATCCTTCCGACTGCGTTGACAAGTTCTTGACTTTGGCCATGAAATGCTGCAACGAGGAGACAGATGCGAGACCATCAATGGCTGATGTAGTCCGAGAACTTGAAGGTATATGGCATATGATGTCAGAATCGGACACTACAACAACAGTTACAATCAGCACCGACAACGGAAAGGAAATGACTCCACCCTCTTCATCCTCTATGATGATGAACCCTTGCGTGTCATCGGAAGTGTCTGGCAGCGACCTTGTTAGCGGAGCCGTTCCTACCATCACTCCAAGATAA